A genome region from Indicator indicator isolate 239-I01 chromosome 31, UM_Iind_1.1, whole genome shotgun sequence includes the following:
- the MYBL1 gene encoding myb-related protein A isoform X1 — protein MAKRPCSEEDENLQYMDHDYEVPQQKVLKKICNRVKWTRDEDERLKKLVEQHGTDDWAFIASHLQNRSDFQCQHRWQKVLNPELIKGPWTKEEDQRVIELVQKYGPKRWSLIAKHLKGRIGKQCRERWHNHLNPEVKKSSWTEEEDRIIYEAHKRLGNRWAEIAKLLPGRTDNSIKNHWNSTMRRKVEQEGYLQDALKSERATSSTLEPQPSLAMEDLHTQSQYYIPVQTHIPAYQYASPEGSCLEHASASSNLVQQSFIDDDPDKEKKIKELELLLMSAENEIRRKRVSSVRPQAANLPCWSGSFVMEDCVSNTLNSFGDQNSEFYSVEETHGTAVQQNSPPKYLAVEANTMLSSLQTIPDFAETLELIESDPVAWSDVTNFELSEPVASPVKPAPVKLMRIQHNEGAADCPYSVSVLLDGKKHTAEEEANCPSTPNLTKFSTPPTILRKKKRLRVGQSAVNELNDGLCGDAVSLALKHTPVKTLPFSPSQFFNTCSGNDQFNLENPAFTSTPICGQKVLLTTPLPKEMAPKDQKENVGFRTPTIRRSLLGSTPRTPTPFKNALAAQEKKYGPLKLTSQPLAFLEEDIREVLKEETGTDIFLKEEDDTLYKSCKQEHNSSKKVRKSLVLDPWEKEEIGAQLFTEENSLDVQSNCDWEAVVYGKTEDQLIMTEQARRYLSTYTATNSTSRALIL, from the exons ATGGCGAAGAGACCGTGCAG TGAAGAAGATGAAAACCTTCAATATATGGATCATGACTATGAAGTACCACAGCAAAAAGTGTTGAAGAAGATATGTAACAGGGTGAAATGGACACGTGATGAG GATGAAAGGCTGAAGAAGCTGGTGGAACAACATGGTACAGACGATTGGGCTTTCATTGCTAGTCATCTACAA AACCGTTCAGATTTTCAGTGCCAGCATCGATGGCAGAAGGTACTAAACCCAGAACTGATTAAAGGGCCCTGGACTAAAGAAGAAGATCAGAGG GTTATTGAATTAGTTCAGAAGTATGGTCCAAAGCGCTGGTCTCTGATTGCAAAACACCTGAAAGGAAGAATAGGCAAGCAGTGCAGAGAGAGGTGGCATAACCATCTCAAtcctgaggtaaagaagtcttCGTGGACAGAAGAGGAGGACAGAATAATCTATGAAGCTCACAAGCGTCTGGGAAACCGATGGGCTGAAATAGCAAAGCTGCTCCCTGGAAG GACTGATAACTCGATTAAAAATCACTGGAACTCGACGATGCGGAGAAAGGTGGAGCAGGAAGGGTATTTACAGGATGCTCTCAAGTCTGAAAGAGCCACTTCATCCACACTggagccccagcccagcctggctatGGAAGACTTGCACACTCAGAGTCAATATTACATACCTGTTCAGACACAT ATTCCAGCATACCAGTATGCCtcaccagaaggcagctgtctaGAGCATGCTTCAGCTTCTTCCAACTTAGTTCAG CAGTCATTTATTGATGATGACCCtgataaagaaaagaaaataaaggaacttGAACTGCTACTGATGTCAGCAGAGAATGAAATCAGAAGGAAACGAGTGTCTTCTGTAAGGCCT CAAGCTGCAAACTTGCCTTGTTGGTCTGGAAGCTTTGTCATGGAAGATTGTGTGTCTAACACACTCAATAGCTTTGGGGATCAAAACAGTGAATTCTACAGCGTGGAGGAGACCCATGGCACAGCTGTTCAGCAGAATTCCCCCCCTAAGTATCTGGCTGTGGAAGCCAACACAATGTTATCATctctccaaaccattccagacTTTGCAGAGACACTGGAGCTCATTGAGTCT GATCCTGTAGCATGGAGTGATGTCACCAATTTTGAGCTGTCAGAGCCTGTTGCATCTCCTGTCAAGCCAGCTCCGGTGAAGCTGATGCGGATTCAGCACAACGAGGGGGCTGCCGACTGCCCCTACAGCGTCAGCGTGCTGCTGGACGGCAAGAAGCACACTGCTGAGGAGGAAGCCAACTGCCCCTCCACCCCAAACTTGACAAAATTCAGCACTCCTCCAACTATCCTcagaaagaagaagaggctgCGTGTGGGGCAATCAGCAGTGAATGAACTGAACGATGGCTTGTGTGGTGATGCCGTCAGCCTTGCACTAAAGCACACCCCAGTGAAAACACTACCATTTTCTCCATCACAG TTTTTCAACACTTGCTCTGGAAATGACCAATTTAACCTTGAAAATCCTGCATTTACATCAACTCCAATCTGTGGGCAGAAAGTTCTTCTTACAACTCCTCTACCCAAGGAAATGGCACCAAAAGATCAGAAGGAAAACGTGGG TTTCAGAACTCCCACCATTAGAAGATCTCTCTTGGGTTCAACACCAAGGACACCAACTCCTTTTAAAAACGCTTTGGCTGCTCAGGAAAAGAAGTATGGTCCCCTCAAACTGACG TCACAACCACTTGCCTTCTTGGAGGAAGACATTAGGGAAGTTTTGAAAGAGGAAACTGGAACAGATATATTTCTCAAGGAGGAAGATGACACACTCTATAAAAGCTGCAAGCAGGAG CACAACTCTTCTAAAAAAGTCAGAAAATCACTGGTCCTGGATccatgggaaaaggaagagattgGTGCCcagctcttcacagaagagaACAGTTTAGATGTACAG TCAAATTGTGACTGGGAAGCAGTTGTTTATGGCAAAACAGAAGACCAGCTGATCATGACTGAACAAGCAAGAAGATACCTGAGCACATACACAGCTACCAACAGCACCTCAAGGGCTCTCATACTGTGA
- the MYBL1 gene encoding myb-related protein A isoform X3, whose product MAKRPCSEEDENLQYMDHDYEVPQQKVLKKICNRVKWTRDEDERLKKLVEQHGTDDWAFIASHLQNRSDFQCQHRWQKVLNPELIKGPWTKEEDQRVIELVQKYGPKRWSLIAKHLKGRIGKQCRERWHNHLNPEVKKSSWTEEEDRIIYEAHKRLGNRWAEIAKLLPGRTDNSIKNHWNSTMRRKVEQEGYLQDALKSERATSSTLEPQPSLAMEDLHTQSQYYIPVQTHIPAYQYASPEGSCLEHASASSNLVQQSFIDDDPDKEKKIKELELLLMSAENEIRRKRVSSQAANLPCWSGSFVMEDCVSNTLNSFGDQNSEFYSVEETHGTAVQQNSPPKYLAVEANTMLSSLQTIPDFAETLELIESDPVAWSDVTNFELSEPVASPVKPAPVKLMRIQHNEGAADCPYSVSVLLDGKKHTAEEEANCPSTPNLTKFSTPPTILRKKKRLRVGQSAVNELNDGLCGDAVSLALKHTPVKTLPFSPSQFFNTCSGNDQFNLENPAFTSTPICGQKVLLTTPLPKEMAPKDQKENVGFRTPTIRRSLLGSTPRTPTPFKNALAAQEKKYGPLKLTSQPLAFLEEDIREVLKEETGTDIFLKEEDDTLYKSCKQEHNSSKKVRKSLVLDPWEKEEIGAQLFTEENSLDVQSENAYPTSLLMKPLLEIHDNRCTLTAETQETNAASKANAVIKKKLNACASKNVKMEKALQSNCDWEAVVYGKTEDQLIMTEQARRYLSTYTATNSTSRALIL is encoded by the exons ATGGCGAAGAGACCGTGCAG TGAAGAAGATGAAAACCTTCAATATATGGATCATGACTATGAAGTACCACAGCAAAAAGTGTTGAAGAAGATATGTAACAGGGTGAAATGGACACGTGATGAG GATGAAAGGCTGAAGAAGCTGGTGGAACAACATGGTACAGACGATTGGGCTTTCATTGCTAGTCATCTACAA AACCGTTCAGATTTTCAGTGCCAGCATCGATGGCAGAAGGTACTAAACCCAGAACTGATTAAAGGGCCCTGGACTAAAGAAGAAGATCAGAGG GTTATTGAATTAGTTCAGAAGTATGGTCCAAAGCGCTGGTCTCTGATTGCAAAACACCTGAAAGGAAGAATAGGCAAGCAGTGCAGAGAGAGGTGGCATAACCATCTCAAtcctgaggtaaagaagtcttCGTGGACAGAAGAGGAGGACAGAATAATCTATGAAGCTCACAAGCGTCTGGGAAACCGATGGGCTGAAATAGCAAAGCTGCTCCCTGGAAG GACTGATAACTCGATTAAAAATCACTGGAACTCGACGATGCGGAGAAAGGTGGAGCAGGAAGGGTATTTACAGGATGCTCTCAAGTCTGAAAGAGCCACTTCATCCACACTggagccccagcccagcctggctatGGAAGACTTGCACACTCAGAGTCAATATTACATACCTGTTCAGACACAT ATTCCAGCATACCAGTATGCCtcaccagaaggcagctgtctaGAGCATGCTTCAGCTTCTTCCAACTTAGTTCAG CAGTCATTTATTGATGATGACCCtgataaagaaaagaaaataaaggaacttGAACTGCTACTGATGTCAGCAGAGAATGAAATCAGAAGGAAACGAGTGTCTTCT CAAGCTGCAAACTTGCCTTGTTGGTCTGGAAGCTTTGTCATGGAAGATTGTGTGTCTAACACACTCAATAGCTTTGGGGATCAAAACAGTGAATTCTACAGCGTGGAGGAGACCCATGGCACAGCTGTTCAGCAGAATTCCCCCCCTAAGTATCTGGCTGTGGAAGCCAACACAATGTTATCATctctccaaaccattccagacTTTGCAGAGACACTGGAGCTCATTGAGTCT GATCCTGTAGCATGGAGTGATGTCACCAATTTTGAGCTGTCAGAGCCTGTTGCATCTCCTGTCAAGCCAGCTCCGGTGAAGCTGATGCGGATTCAGCACAACGAGGGGGCTGCCGACTGCCCCTACAGCGTCAGCGTGCTGCTGGACGGCAAGAAGCACACTGCTGAGGAGGAAGCCAACTGCCCCTCCACCCCAAACTTGACAAAATTCAGCACTCCTCCAACTATCCTcagaaagaagaagaggctgCGTGTGGGGCAATCAGCAGTGAATGAACTGAACGATGGCTTGTGTGGTGATGCCGTCAGCCTTGCACTAAAGCACACCCCAGTGAAAACACTACCATTTTCTCCATCACAG TTTTTCAACACTTGCTCTGGAAATGACCAATTTAACCTTGAAAATCCTGCATTTACATCAACTCCAATCTGTGGGCAGAAAGTTCTTCTTACAACTCCTCTACCCAAGGAAATGGCACCAAAAGATCAGAAGGAAAACGTGGG TTTCAGAACTCCCACCATTAGAAGATCTCTCTTGGGTTCAACACCAAGGACACCAACTCCTTTTAAAAACGCTTTGGCTGCTCAGGAAAAGAAGTATGGTCCCCTCAAACTGACG TCACAACCACTTGCCTTCTTGGAGGAAGACATTAGGGAAGTTTTGAAAGAGGAAACTGGAACAGATATATTTCTCAAGGAGGAAGATGACACACTCTATAAAAGCTGCAAGCAGGAG CACAACTCTTCTAAAAAAGTCAGAAAATCACTGGTCCTGGATccatgggaaaaggaagagattgGTGCCcagctcttcacagaagagaACAGTTTAGATGTACAG TCAGAAAATGCATACCCCACATCTTTATTAATGAAGCCATTGTTGGAAATACATGACAACAGATGTACCCTGACAGCAGAAACCCAGGAGACAAAtgcagcaagcaaagcaaatgcAGTCATTAAGAAGAAACTGAATGCATGTGCTTCAAAAAATGTCAAAATGGAGAAGGCTCTTCAG TCAAATTGTGACTGGGAAGCAGTTGTTTATGGCAAAACAGAAGACCAGCTGATCATGACTGAACAAGCAAGAAGATACCTGAGCACATACACAGCTACCAACAGCACCTCAAGGGCTCTCATACTGTGA
- the MYBL1 gene encoding myb-related protein A isoform X2 translates to MAKRPCSEEDENLQYMDHDYEVPQQKVLKKICNRVKWTRDEDERLKKLVEQHGTDDWAFIASHLQNRSDFQCQHRWQKVLNPELIKGPWTKEEDQRVIELVQKYGPKRWSLIAKHLKGRIGKQCRERWHNHLNPEVKKSSWTEEEDRIIYEAHKRLGNRWAEIAKLLPGRTDNSIKNHWNSTMRRKVEQEGYLQDALKSERATSSTLEPQPSLAMEDLHTQSQYYIPVQTHIPAYQYASPEGSCLEHASASSNLVQQSFIDDDPDKEKKIKELELLLMSAENEIRRKRVSSQAANLPCWSGSFVMEDCVSNTLNSFGDQNSEFYSVEETHGTAVQQNSPPKYLAVEANTMLSSLQTIPDFAETLELIESDPVAWSDVTNFELSEPVASPVKPAPVKLMRIQHNEGAADCPYSVSVLLDGKKHTAEEEANCPSTPNLTKFSTPPTILRKKKRLRVGQSAVNELNDGLCGDAVSLALKHTPVKTLPFSPSQFFNTCSGNDQFNLENPAFTSTPICGQKVLLTTPLPKEMAPKDQKENVGFRTPTIRRSLLGSTPRTPTPFKNALAAQEKKYGPLKLTSQPLAFLEEDIREVLKEETGTDIFLKEEDDTLYKSCKQEHNSSKKVRKSLVLDPWEKEEIGAQLFTEENSLDVQSNCDWEAVVYGKTEDQLIMTEQARRYLSTYTATNSTSRALIL, encoded by the exons ATGGCGAAGAGACCGTGCAG TGAAGAAGATGAAAACCTTCAATATATGGATCATGACTATGAAGTACCACAGCAAAAAGTGTTGAAGAAGATATGTAACAGGGTGAAATGGACACGTGATGAG GATGAAAGGCTGAAGAAGCTGGTGGAACAACATGGTACAGACGATTGGGCTTTCATTGCTAGTCATCTACAA AACCGTTCAGATTTTCAGTGCCAGCATCGATGGCAGAAGGTACTAAACCCAGAACTGATTAAAGGGCCCTGGACTAAAGAAGAAGATCAGAGG GTTATTGAATTAGTTCAGAAGTATGGTCCAAAGCGCTGGTCTCTGATTGCAAAACACCTGAAAGGAAGAATAGGCAAGCAGTGCAGAGAGAGGTGGCATAACCATCTCAAtcctgaggtaaagaagtcttCGTGGACAGAAGAGGAGGACAGAATAATCTATGAAGCTCACAAGCGTCTGGGAAACCGATGGGCTGAAATAGCAAAGCTGCTCCCTGGAAG GACTGATAACTCGATTAAAAATCACTGGAACTCGACGATGCGGAGAAAGGTGGAGCAGGAAGGGTATTTACAGGATGCTCTCAAGTCTGAAAGAGCCACTTCATCCACACTggagccccagcccagcctggctatGGAAGACTTGCACACTCAGAGTCAATATTACATACCTGTTCAGACACAT ATTCCAGCATACCAGTATGCCtcaccagaaggcagctgtctaGAGCATGCTTCAGCTTCTTCCAACTTAGTTCAG CAGTCATTTATTGATGATGACCCtgataaagaaaagaaaataaaggaacttGAACTGCTACTGATGTCAGCAGAGAATGAAATCAGAAGGAAACGAGTGTCTTCT CAAGCTGCAAACTTGCCTTGTTGGTCTGGAAGCTTTGTCATGGAAGATTGTGTGTCTAACACACTCAATAGCTTTGGGGATCAAAACAGTGAATTCTACAGCGTGGAGGAGACCCATGGCACAGCTGTTCAGCAGAATTCCCCCCCTAAGTATCTGGCTGTGGAAGCCAACACAATGTTATCATctctccaaaccattccagacTTTGCAGAGACACTGGAGCTCATTGAGTCT GATCCTGTAGCATGGAGTGATGTCACCAATTTTGAGCTGTCAGAGCCTGTTGCATCTCCTGTCAAGCCAGCTCCGGTGAAGCTGATGCGGATTCAGCACAACGAGGGGGCTGCCGACTGCCCCTACAGCGTCAGCGTGCTGCTGGACGGCAAGAAGCACACTGCTGAGGAGGAAGCCAACTGCCCCTCCACCCCAAACTTGACAAAATTCAGCACTCCTCCAACTATCCTcagaaagaagaagaggctgCGTGTGGGGCAATCAGCAGTGAATGAACTGAACGATGGCTTGTGTGGTGATGCCGTCAGCCTTGCACTAAAGCACACCCCAGTGAAAACACTACCATTTTCTCCATCACAG TTTTTCAACACTTGCTCTGGAAATGACCAATTTAACCTTGAAAATCCTGCATTTACATCAACTCCAATCTGTGGGCAGAAAGTTCTTCTTACAACTCCTCTACCCAAGGAAATGGCACCAAAAGATCAGAAGGAAAACGTGGG TTTCAGAACTCCCACCATTAGAAGATCTCTCTTGGGTTCAACACCAAGGACACCAACTCCTTTTAAAAACGCTTTGGCTGCTCAGGAAAAGAAGTATGGTCCCCTCAAACTGACG TCACAACCACTTGCCTTCTTGGAGGAAGACATTAGGGAAGTTTTGAAAGAGGAAACTGGAACAGATATATTTCTCAAGGAGGAAGATGACACACTCTATAAAAGCTGCAAGCAGGAG CACAACTCTTCTAAAAAAGTCAGAAAATCACTGGTCCTGGATccatgggaaaaggaagagattgGTGCCcagctcttcacagaagagaACAGTTTAGATGTACAG TCAAATTGTGACTGGGAAGCAGTTGTTTATGGCAAAACAGAAGACCAGCTGATCATGACTGAACAAGCAAGAAGATACCTGAGCACATACACAGCTACCAACAGCACCTCAAGGGCTCTCATACTGTGA